From the genome of Vulpes lagopus strain Blue_001 chromosome 2, ASM1834538v1, whole genome shotgun sequence, one region includes:
- the FBXO5 gene encoding F-box only protein 5 isoform X3 encodes MKCDFNYDHIHSGLKLLKPDDSGRLSSYTPAYLEGSYKDCIKDYVRLSEIGSPIVSPRIVELETENENKPFYNKENQHVQQILNSSNEIEELETSGPYEDSGYSSFSKQSGFSEHEESSLLLENFSDSPQSCLQMQSPDQYPSKNLLPAFHLAKMVCSTLKKNAKRNPKIDWEKLKEFISSEKFKLPNLIGRKMGLECVDILSELFRRGLRHLLANILTQLNDMDLINVSRVSTTWKKILEDDKRALQLYNKAIQRVTEKSIKFSPHASTREYVTFRTALASVQKSAAQTYPKKGAQTKLSNPGDQKDSTYSRHNEFSEVAKTLKENESLKACIRCNSPAKYDCYLQRAICKREGCGFDYCTRCLCNYHATKECSNGKPLKTNYKTGPLPGTKKSKKNLRRL; translated from the exons ATGAAATGTGATTTTAACTATGACCATATTCATTCTGGACTTAAATTGTTAAAGCCTGATGACAGTGGAAGACTAAGTTCCTATACTCCTGCATATTTGGAAGGTTCTTATAAAGACTGCATTAAAGACTATGTAAGGTTATCAGAAATTGGTTCACCAATTGTGAGCCCCAGGATTGTAGAACttgaaactgaaaatgaaaacaagcccTTTTATAACAAGGAAAATCAACATGTACAACAAATCCTTAATAGTTCAAATGAGATAGAAGAACTAGAGACCAGTGGACCTTATGAAGACAGTGGCTATTCTTCATTTTCCAAGCAAAGTGGCTTCAGTGAACATGAAGAGAGTAGCCTTCTGTTGGAAAATTTCAGTGACAGTCCACAGTCTTGCTTACAGATGCAAAGCCCAGACCAATATCCCAGCAAGAACTTGCTGCCagcttttcatcttgcaaaaatgGTTTgttcaacattaaaaaagaatgccaaACGGAATCCTAAAATAGACTGGGAGAAACTAAAGGAATTTATATCTAGTGAAAAATTCAAACTACCAAATTTAATTGGCAGGAAAATGGGCTTAGAATGTGTAGATATTCTCAGTGAACTCTTTCGAAGAGGACTCCGACATCtcttagcaaatattttaacaCAGCTCAATGATATGGACTTAATCAA TGTGTCTAGAGTGAGCACAACTTGGAAGAAGATTCTAGAAGATGATAAGAGGGCATTGCAGTTGTACAATAAAGCAATACAAAGAGTTACT gaaaagaGCATTAAGTTTTCACCACATGCTTCAACAAGAGAATATGTTACGTTCAGAACCGCATTAGCTTCTGTTCAAAAATCAGCAGCCCAGACTTACCCCAAAAAAGGTGCTCAAACGAAGTTATCCAATCCAGGTGATCAGAAAGATTCTACTTACAGTCGACATAATGAATTCTCTGAG gtTGCCAAGActttgaaagagaatgaaagcCTTAAAGCCTGTATTCGCTGTAACTCACCAGCAAAATATGATTGCTATTTACAGCGGGCGATCTGTAAACGAGAAGGGTGTGGGTTTGATTATTGTACAAGGTGCCTGTGTAATTATCATGCCACCAAAGAATGTTCAAATGGCAAACCCCTAAAAACCAATTATAAAACAGGTCCTCTGCCTGGTACTAAGAAAAGCAAGAAGAATTTACGACGATTGTGA
- the FBXO5 gene encoding F-box only protein 5 isoform X2: MRGCKEENSTLSVKMKCDFNYDHIHSGLKLLKPDDSGRLSSYTPAYLEGSYKDCIKDYVRLSEIGSPIVSPRIVELETENENKPFYNKENQHVQQILNSSNEIEELETSGPYEDSGYSSFSKQSGFSEHEESSLLLENFSDSPQSCLQMQSPDQYPSKNLLPAFHLAKMVCSTLKKNAKRNPKIDWEKLKEFISSEKFKLPNLIGRKMGLECVDILSELFRRGLRHLLANILTQLNDMDLINVSRVSTTWKKILEDDKRALQLYNKAIQRVTEKSIKFSPHASTREYVTFRTALASVQKSAAQTYPKKGAQTKLSNPGDQKDSTYSRHNEFSEVAKTLKENESLKACIRCNSPAKYDCYLQRAICKREGCGFDYCTRCLCNYHATKECSNGKPLKTNYKTGPLPGTKKSKKNLRRL; this comes from the exons ATGCGTG GTTGTAAAGAAGAAAATTCCACTCTTTCTGTCAAAATGAAATGTGATTTTAACTATGACCATATTCATTCTGGACTTAAATTGTTAAAGCCTGATGACAGTGGAAGACTAAGTTCCTATACTCCTGCATATTTGGAAGGTTCTTATAAAGACTGCATTAAAGACTATGTAAGGTTATCAGAAATTGGTTCACCAATTGTGAGCCCCAGGATTGTAGAACttgaaactgaaaatgaaaacaagcccTTTTATAACAAGGAAAATCAACATGTACAACAAATCCTTAATAGTTCAAATGAGATAGAAGAACTAGAGACCAGTGGACCTTATGAAGACAGTGGCTATTCTTCATTTTCCAAGCAAAGTGGCTTCAGTGAACATGAAGAGAGTAGCCTTCTGTTGGAAAATTTCAGTGACAGTCCACAGTCTTGCTTACAGATGCAAAGCCCAGACCAATATCCCAGCAAGAACTTGCTGCCagcttttcatcttgcaaaaatgGTTTgttcaacattaaaaaagaatgccaaACGGAATCCTAAAATAGACTGGGAGAAACTAAAGGAATTTATATCTAGTGAAAAATTCAAACTACCAAATTTAATTGGCAGGAAAATGGGCTTAGAATGTGTAGATATTCTCAGTGAACTCTTTCGAAGAGGACTCCGACATCtcttagcaaatattttaacaCAGCTCAATGATATGGACTTAATCAA TGTGTCTAGAGTGAGCACAACTTGGAAGAAGATTCTAGAAGATGATAAGAGGGCATTGCAGTTGTACAATAAAGCAATACAAAGAGTTACT gaaaagaGCATTAAGTTTTCACCACATGCTTCAACAAGAGAATATGTTACGTTCAGAACCGCATTAGCTTCTGTTCAAAAATCAGCAGCCCAGACTTACCCCAAAAAAGGTGCTCAAACGAAGTTATCCAATCCAGGTGATCAGAAAGATTCTACTTACAGTCGACATAATGAATTCTCTGAG gtTGCCAAGActttgaaagagaatgaaagcCTTAAAGCCTGTATTCGCTGTAACTCACCAGCAAAATATGATTGCTATTTACAGCGGGCGATCTGTAAACGAGAAGGGTGTGGGTTTGATTATTGTACAAGGTGCCTGTGTAATTATCATGCCACCAAAGAATGTTCAAATGGCAAACCCCTAAAAACCAATTATAAAACAGGTCCTCTGCCTGGTACTAAGAAAAGCAAGAAGAATTTACGACGATTGTGA
- the FBXO5 gene encoding F-box only protein 5 isoform X1 yields MSQRPCRCSPRLPSGSCRCSYSALTAAGRPRPSDSCKEENSTLSVKMKCDFNYDHIHSGLKLLKPDDSGRLSSYTPAYLEGSYKDCIKDYVRLSEIGSPIVSPRIVELETENENKPFYNKENQHVQQILNSSNEIEELETSGPYEDSGYSSFSKQSGFSEHEESSLLLENFSDSPQSCLQMQSPDQYPSKNLLPAFHLAKMVCSTLKKNAKRNPKIDWEKLKEFISSEKFKLPNLIGRKMGLECVDILSELFRRGLRHLLANILTQLNDMDLINVSRVSTTWKKILEDDKRALQLYNKAIQRVTEKSIKFSPHASTREYVTFRTALASVQKSAAQTYPKKGAQTKLSNPGDQKDSTYSRHNEFSEVAKTLKENESLKACIRCNSPAKYDCYLQRAICKREGCGFDYCTRCLCNYHATKECSNGKPLKTNYKTGPLPGTKKSKKNLRRL; encoded by the exons ATGAGCCAGCGCCCCTGCCGCTGCTCCCCACGGCTCCCCTCCGGTTCCTGCCGCTGCAGCTACAGCGCCCTGACAGCCGCCGGGCGCCCTCGCCCCTCCGACA GTTGTAAAGAAGAAAATTCCACTCTTTCTGTCAAAATGAAATGTGATTTTAACTATGACCATATTCATTCTGGACTTAAATTGTTAAAGCCTGATGACAGTGGAAGACTAAGTTCCTATACTCCTGCATATTTGGAAGGTTCTTATAAAGACTGCATTAAAGACTATGTAAGGTTATCAGAAATTGGTTCACCAATTGTGAGCCCCAGGATTGTAGAACttgaaactgaaaatgaaaacaagcccTTTTATAACAAGGAAAATCAACATGTACAACAAATCCTTAATAGTTCAAATGAGATAGAAGAACTAGAGACCAGTGGACCTTATGAAGACAGTGGCTATTCTTCATTTTCCAAGCAAAGTGGCTTCAGTGAACATGAAGAGAGTAGCCTTCTGTTGGAAAATTTCAGTGACAGTCCACAGTCTTGCTTACAGATGCAAAGCCCAGACCAATATCCCAGCAAGAACTTGCTGCCagcttttcatcttgcaaaaatgGTTTgttcaacattaaaaaagaatgccaaACGGAATCCTAAAATAGACTGGGAGAAACTAAAGGAATTTATATCTAGTGAAAAATTCAAACTACCAAATTTAATTGGCAGGAAAATGGGCTTAGAATGTGTAGATATTCTCAGTGAACTCTTTCGAAGAGGACTCCGACATCtcttagcaaatattttaacaCAGCTCAATGATATGGACTTAATCAA TGTGTCTAGAGTGAGCACAACTTGGAAGAAGATTCTAGAAGATGATAAGAGGGCATTGCAGTTGTACAATAAAGCAATACAAAGAGTTACT gaaaagaGCATTAAGTTTTCACCACATGCTTCAACAAGAGAATATGTTACGTTCAGAACCGCATTAGCTTCTGTTCAAAAATCAGCAGCCCAGACTTACCCCAAAAAAGGTGCTCAAACGAAGTTATCCAATCCAGGTGATCAGAAAGATTCTACTTACAGTCGACATAATGAATTCTCTGAG gtTGCCAAGActttgaaagagaatgaaagcCTTAAAGCCTGTATTCGCTGTAACTCACCAGCAAAATATGATTGCTATTTACAGCGGGCGATCTGTAAACGAGAAGGGTGTGGGTTTGATTATTGTACAAGGTGCCTGTGTAATTATCATGCCACCAAAGAATGTTCAAATGGCAAACCCCTAAAAACCAATTATAAAACAGGTCCTCTGCCTGGTACTAAGAAAAGCAAGAAGAATTTACGACGATTGTGA